A DNA window from Schistocerca gregaria isolate iqSchGreg1 chromosome 2, iqSchGreg1.2, whole genome shotgun sequence contains the following coding sequences:
- the LOC126334940 gene encoding transmembrane protein 147, with the protein MTLYHFGNCVALVYVPYYLTYKYSGLSEYGAFWKCVQAGGIYVFTQLCKMLVLATFFPASDVGGQDVIAEFLKASVEVADLCGMYAVLAGIPGKGHAKVLTAGIGWAGADVLLTRLLLLWVGARGAEFDWTYIRASLDSNISLVRHLTSAVLVWLWSRHDLKRSLLPAVSALLLLCAYQLPLCDVIAANANVGPWMALLVRAVSTLCLAAAALWFYAGLAGANT; encoded by the exons ATGACGTTATACCATTTTGGAAACTGCGTTGCTCTCGTATATGTTCCTTATTATCTGACCTACAAATATTCCGGACT ATCCGAATATGGTGCCTTTTGGAAATGTGTTCAAGCAGGAGGCATATACGTGTTTACTCAGCTTTGTAAAATGCTTGTGTTGGCTACCTTTTTCCCAGCTAGCGACGTTGGTGGACAAGACGTGATAGCG GAATTCCTTAAGGCATCTGTTGAGGTTGCAGACCTCTGTGGAATGTATGCTGTGCTGGCAGGCATACCAGGCAAAGGTCATGCTAAGGTGTTGACAGCTGGTATTGGTTGGGCAGGTGCTGATGTACTGCTGACACGTCTCCTGCTGCTTTGGGTAGGAGCTCGTGGTGCTGAATTTGACTGGACTTATATACGTGCCTCTCTGGACTCAAATATCAGTCTA GTTCGGCATCTTACAAGTGCAGTGTTGGTTTGGTTGTGGTCTCGTCATGACCTAAAACGCTCACTGCTTCCCGCTGTGTCTGCATTGCTGCTGCTCTGTGCCTACCAACTCCCACTGTGTGATGTGATAGCAGCCAATGCAAATGTGGGGCCCTGGATGGCACTGCTGGTTCGTGCCGTGTCTACACTATGCCTCGCAGCTGCAGCTCTTTGGTTTTATGCAGGACTTGCTGGGGCAAATACGTAG